In Babylonia areolata isolate BAREFJ2019XMU chromosome 10, ASM4173473v1, whole genome shotgun sequence, the following proteins share a genomic window:
- the LOC143286429 gene encoding uncharacterized protein LOC143286429: MTMTGGAMIVLAMMMTTMTLVLTTLDARVINSFHSQDGADSGKEDGGKLSLDSRGHPGGATILRRGDESPDEAAFAANSTGDQHHDDPFYNVNQITTLLLGDEDEDDGSSSQIGTDPAGPSDSFAGAVRPTGTSTRQKPEAEMASPGSGNDKTEEEMTARPKTTGSGGGGSDDSECVKIAVGIIVPLMVLLLLAFLCYCVSRREARDNFPARVDEELPPERQPYYADMVQMAPMM, translated from the exons ATGACAATGACAGGAGGAGCGATGATTGtcctggcgatgatgatgacgacgatgacgctgGTTTTGACGACGTTGGATGCCCGCGTCATAAATTCCTTTCATTCTCAG GACGGTGCCGATTCGGGAAAGGAAGACGGCGGGAAACTCTCGTTGGACTCCAGAGGACACCCCGGAGGAGCCACCATTCTCCGACGCGGCGATGAAAGCCCAGACGAAGCCGCCTTCGCGGCCAACTCTACCGGCGATCAGCACCACGACGACCCTTTTTACAACGTAAACCAGATCACCACGCTCTTGCTcggagacgaagacgaagacgatggAAGCAGCAGTCAGATTGGCACCGACCCAGCTGGGCCTTCGGATTCTTTTGCAGGAGCTGTGCGCCCAACCGGAACTAGCACGCGGCAAAAACCGGAAGCGGAAATGGCTAGTCCCGGAAGCGGAAACGACAAAACGGAAGAGGAAATGACGGCACGACCTAAAACAACCGGCAGTGGCGGTGGAGGCAGCGACGATTCGGAGTGTGTGAAGATTGCGGTGGGTATTATAGTTCCTCTGATGGTTTTGCTGCTTTTGGCGTTTCTGTGCTACTGTGTGAGCAGACGGGAGGCGCGGGACAATTTTCCTGCGCGGGTCGACGAGGAACTTCCGCCGGAGCGACAACCTTACTATGCCGACATGGTGCAGATGGCTCCaatgatgtag